Proteins encoded together in one Penicillium digitatum chromosome 1, complete sequence window:
- a CDS encoding 60S ribosomal protein eL38, producing MPAEVSDIKQFIEICRRKDASSARIKKNGKNQQTKFKVRCHRNLYTLVLKDSDKADKLKQSLPPALKVVDVTKGTKKTN from the exons ATGCCTGCCGAAGTCTCCGATATCAAGCAGTTCATTGAGATCTGCCGCCGGAAGGATGCCTCCT CCGCCCGCATCAAGAAGAACGGCAAGAACCAGCAGACCAAGTTCAAGGTCCGCTGCCACCGCAACCTTTACACCCTTGTCCTGAAGGACTCCGACAAGGCCGACAAGCTCAAGCAGAGCCTGCCCCCTG CCCTTAAGGTCGTCGATGTCACCAAGGGAACCAAGAAGACCAACTAA
- a CDS encoding Nuclear transport factor 2, Eukaryote: MATASEDTLTKVSTEAATEFIKTFYPALGSNRESLSSYYSLEPTTILFNGNRVADGAAVQEIFTNQMSPTYYEVQSYDCQIINKAYPTILPGGGLKPLSDLGVKDMSFLIVVSGFVRYGEGRDQPQRGFSETFVLVPNPSAERARGRKDWLIESQNFRLVV, translated from the exons ATGGCTACAGCAAGCGAGGATACACTGACCAAAGTGTCAACCGAGG CTGCAACTGAATTTATCAAGACATTCTATCCGGCTTTGGGATCAAACCGCGAATCTCTCAGCTCCTACTACTCCCTCGAGCCCACAACCATCCTGTTCAATGGAAATCGCGTCGCAGACGGTGCCGCTGTGCAAGAAATCTTTACCAATCAAATGTCCCCAACATACTATGAAGTCCAATCATACGACTGCCAGATCATCAACAAAGCATACCCTACCATTTTGCCGGGTGGCGGACTGAAGCCACTTTCAGATTTGGGAGTTAAAGACATGTCATTTCTCATTGTAGTCAGTGGATTTGTGCGCTATGGCGAGGGTCGCGATCAGCCGCAACGCGGGTTTAGCGAGACATTTGTGCTGGTCCCCAATCCATCCGCGGAGAGGGCGAGAGGCCGCAAGGATTGGCTTATTGAGAGCCAGAACTTCCGCCTTGTTGTTTGA
- a CDS encoding Methionyl-tRNA synthetase, class Ia, protein MATARTPLRSVFRASQLLRLRHPWNCTSHKHGWAITSRRGVATTPQRSYKPYYVTTPIFYVNAAPHVGHLYTMVIADIMKRWQVLLGNTDAQLLTGTDEHGMKIQQAAMQAGMDTQAFCDMNCRTFEALAKAANVDNDHFIRTTDPAHRDAVQYFWEMLQHRGYIYTAKHEGWYSISDETFYPQTQVQNSLDPSTGRKRMVSIETGKEVEWSSETNYHFRLSAFKDRLLDLYKRENPFLTPTSYTAAVVNGIESGLQDLSISRPAERLTWGIPVPGDDTQTIYVWLDALVNYLTKAGYPFPPGKENKSVWPADLHVVGKDIVRFHCVYWPAFLMALDLPLPRNVLVHGHWTMNREKMSKSTGNVVNPFFAIERFGVDGMRFFLAYRGGLADDADFDNSFIIRDYKKLLQGGLGNLALRTIGCARGNLRSYIMDAGSDKLPAATPDDLKHQEMLKQAPAQVAELLENLNPRAALQETMGIIEKTNKYFHAAEPWKTPDSQRVIYNVAESLRIAGILLQPFMPGKSHDLLEMLRINTSDPSKRAFAATAYGSDQDYGEGVKKGILFPPLLTEE, encoded by the exons ATGGCTACAGCAAGGACGCCACTTCGCTCGGTATTTAGGGCGTCTCAGCTTCTGAGACTAAGGCATCCGTGGAACTGCACATCCCACAAGCATGGATGGGCAATCACTTCCCGGCGTGGAGTTGCAACTACGCCGCAAAGATCTTACAAGCCTTACTATGTGACAACGCCAATTTTCTATGTCAATGCTG CCCCTCACGTCGGCCATTTATACACAATGGTGATCGCGGATATCATGAAACGTTGGCAGGTCTTGCTCGGGAACACGGATGCTCAACTGCTGACCGGGACCGACGAGCATGGAATGAAG ATCCAACAAGCTGCCATGCAAGCGGGAATGGACACCCAGGCGTTTTGCGACATGAACTGCCGAACCTTTGAG GCCCTAGCGAAGGCTGCAAACGTCGACAACGATCATTTCATCAGGACCACCGACCCGGCGCATAGAGATGCCGTCCAATATTTCTGG GAAATGCTGCAACACCGGGGCTACATTTATACTGCGAAGCATGAAGGTTGGTACTCCATTAGCGATGAGACATTCTACCCACAGACGCAAGTGCAGAACTCCCTAGATCCGTCAACCGGGAGGAAACGCATG GTCTCAATAGAAACGGGTAAAGAGGTAGAGTGGTCCTCAGAAACCAACTACCATTTCCGTCTCTCGGCCTTCAAGGATCGTTTACTTGACTTGTACAAAAGAGAAAATCCGTTCCTCACCCCGACCTCCTACACAGCTGCTGTGGTCAATGGAATTGAGTCGGGACTGCAGGATCTCTCGATTTCTCGGCCCGCAGAACGTCTGACTTGGGGCATCCCTGTTCCCGGCGATGACACGCAGACAATCTACGTGTGGCTAGACGCGTTGGTCAACTACTTGACCAAAGCTGGATATCCTTTCCCACctggaaaagaaaacaaatCTGTATGGCCCGCAGATTTGCATGTAGTTGGAAAAGATATTGTTCG ATTTCATTGCGTTTACTGGCCTGCTTTTCTCATGGCACTTGATCTTCCCCTACCTCGGAACGTCTTGGTTCACGGACACTGGACGATGAATCGCGAAAAAATGTCGAAGTCCACAGGCAATGTTGTGAACCCCTTTTTCGCCATTGAGCGGTTCGGAGTCGATGGCATGCGATTTTTCCTTGCGTACCGGGGTGGCCTTGCGGATGATGCGGACTTTGACAATTCCTTTATCATCCGAGATTACAAGAAATTGCTTCAGGGGGGGCTCGGAAACCTTGCTCTGCGTACCATTGGATGTGCGCGTGGCAATTTGCGCTCGTACATTATGGACGCCGGATCGGATAAGCTTCCAGCTGCTACTCCTGACGACTTGAAACATCAGGAAATGTTGAAGCAGGCGCCTGCGCAGGTTGCCGAGCTTCTGGAGAATCTTAACCCGCGTGCCGCGCTGCAAGAAACTATGGGCATAATTGAGAAG ACTAACAAATACTTCCATGCGGCGGAGCCGTGGAAAACTCCCGACTCCCAACGAGTCATCTACAACGTGGCGGAATCGCTGCGGATCGCTGGCATTTTGTTGCAACCATTTATGCCTGGCAAGTCTCATGATCTTCTAGAAATGCTCCGTATAAACACCTCGGACCCGTCCAAGCGGGCATTCGCGGCCACGGCGTACGGTTCGGATCAAGATTACGGTGAGGGCGTTAAGAAAGGCATACTTTTCCCTCCTTTGCTCACTGAGGAGTAA
- a CDS encoding L-serine dehydratase, putative, with product MGNIDIFTCDQLQFKKPWIETPLVESACLSRAAGCRIFLKLENVQPSGSFKSRAMGNQILSHLRNPANVGRRVHFYASSGGNAGLAAVCAARSLGYPCTVVVPMGTKPLMLDKIRAAGAADVIRHGETFSEAGEYMRETIMKTSSGDDQDVIKIALHPFDNQPIWEGNGTIIDELETQLPPVANSEDKKAYNDRALPVDAIICSVGGGGLLNGLVMGIEKRRQKQITSSSSPTSNLIHLLAIETAGSDSLAAAIANKSLISLPKITSQATSLGAVRVSETTYQYAVSPPPGIKVHSTVLSDAEAARGVLRLANDERLLVELACGVCIEAAIGDAATAVPASVTTGTGARGIKKRKRSSVETDVPYRDEGYGDDRSTSTDNETDQELEPQVSEKLNSKLRQLVPDLNSQSRVVIIVCGGSYVTIDMACEWRKMLDEGWA from the coding sequence ATGGGGAACATCGACATTTTCACGTGCGATCAACTGCAGTTCAAAAAGCCGTGGATCGAGACACCACTGGTTGAGTCTGCATGCCTTTCTCGGGCCGCTGGATGTAGGATCTTCCTGAAGTTGGAGAATGTGCAGCCTAGCGGATCCTTCAAGTCCCGTGCTATGGGCAACCAAATCCTTTCCCACCTTCGCAACCCAGCAAATGTGGGCCGCAGAGTCCACTTCTACGCCTCATCCGGAGGAAACGCTGGACTGGCAGCCGTCTGTGCAGCCCGGAGCCTTGGCTACCCATGCACTGTCGTAGTTCCCATGGGCACGAAGCCCTTGATGCTTGACAAGATCCGGGCGGCAGGTGCAGCAGACGTCATTCGTCATGGCGAGACATTCTCAGAAGCAGGGGAATACATGCGGGAAACTATCATGAAGACCAGCAGCGGAGATGACCAAGATGTGATCAAGATTGCCCTCCACCCATTCGACAACCAGCCTATCTGGGAGGGAAACGGCACCATCATCGACGAGCTCGAGACCCAGCTTCCCCCTGTCGCTAACTCCGAAGACAAAAAAGCATACAACGACCGGGCCCTTCCCGTAGACGCCATCATTTGCAGcgtcggcggcggcggcctCCTTAATGGCCTAGTCATGGGCATCGAAAAGCGACGACAGAAGCAAATcacctcctcttcctcccccACGTCAAACCTCATTCACCTCCTCGCCATTGAAACGGCCGGTAGCGATTCCTTGGCAGCAGCCATTGCTAATAAATCCCTCATCTCTCTCCCAAAGATCACATCCCAGGCCACCTCCCTCGGTGCTGTCCGCGTTTCGGAAACAACATAccagtacgctgtatcccCGCCTCCAGGCATCAAGGTGCACAGCACTGTCCTCTCAGATGCAGAGGCCGCCCGCGGTGTGCTTCGCCTTGCCAACGACGAACGACTCCTTGTCGAGCTTGCGTGTGGTGTCTGCATCGAGGCGGCCATCGGCGATGCTGCTACTGCTGTCCCCGCGTCAGTGACGACCGGCACAGGCGCCCGAGGCATTAAGAAGCGTAAAAGGAGCTCGGTTGAGACTGATGTTCCCTACCGCGATGAGGGCTATGGAGATGACCGGTCGACTTCGACCGATAATGAGACCGACCAGGAGCTTGAGCCGCAGGTCAGCGAGAAGCTTAACTCGAAGCTTAGGCAGCTTGTTCCTGATCTCAACTCGCAAAGTAGAGTTGTCATCATTGTCTGCGGTGGTAGCTACGTCACTATTGATATGGCCTGTGAATGGCGCAAGATGTTGGATGAGGGATGGGCATGA
- a CDS encoding CaaX farnesyltransferase alpha subunit Ram2: MEGKYSTDPEWASVTPIDLDDGSSSGAMPLAAIAYPSEYLEATSYLRAVMAANEMSERALNLTRDVISMNPAHYTVWIYRAKILFSLEKDLMEELSWLNDVSLKYLKNYQIWHHRQVLLSSKAHFPTFPPKEADFLMEMFAQDSKNYHVWTYRHWLVRHFGLWDQPREIEDVEFLLKADVRNNSAWNHRYMLRFGPRDASIPDAGMVNAGDPSTAPAEKGMLSVVDEDMIDAELKFAQEAILRAPENRSPWWYARGVLRAAGRGLEEWEKFAGGFVSEGAVKSSHAVEWLADVFAERIGEEGEAVRMLKMLKEEFDPIRKNYWDYRIRKLDQAVA; encoded by the exons ATGGAGGGAAAATACTCCACCGACCCCGAATGGGCATCTGTCACCCCGATTGACCTGGACGATGGCTCGAGCTCGGGCGCCATGCCACTGGCGGCCATCGCCTACCCATCTGAGTACCTCGAGGCGACCTCGTATTTGCGTGCCGTAATGGCCGCGAATGAGATGTCTGAGCGCGCATTAAATTTGACTAGAGATGTGATCTCGATGAATCCAGCCCATTACACTGTATG GATCTACCGAGCAAAGATTCTTTTTTCTCTAGAGAAGGATCTGATGGAAGAATTGAGCTGGTTGAACGATGTTTCACTGAAGTACCTGAAGAACTATCAAATTTG GCATCACCGTCAAGTCCTGCTGTCATCAAAAGCGCACTTCCCAACATTCCCACCTAAAGAAGCAGACTTCCTAATGGAGATGTTCGCCCAAGACTCCAAAAACTACCACGTATGGACCTACCGCCACTGGCTCGTGCGGCACTTCGGACTCTGGGACCAACCCCGGGAAATTGAAGACGTGGAATTCCTCCTGAAAGCTGACGTGCGCAACAACTCTGCCTGGAACCACCGGTATATGCTCCGATTCGGACCACGGGACGCATCGATTCCCGACGCGGGCATGGTAAACGCGGGTGATCCTTCGACCGCACCGGCTGAAAAGGGCATGCTGTCTGTCGTCGACGAGGACATGATTGATGCCGAGCTGAAGTTTGCGCAGGAGGCTATTCTGCGCGCGCCGGAGAATCGAAGCCCGTGGTGGTATGCGCGTGGTGTGCTGAGGGCTGCTGGACGTGGGTTGGAAGAGTGGGAGAAGTTTGCTGGCGGGTTTGTTTCAGAGGGGGCTGTGAAGAGTTCGCATGCTGTTGAGTGGTTGGCGGATGTTTTTGCTGAGAGGAttggggaggagggggaggcTGTGAGGATGCTGAAGATGTTGAAGGAGGAGTTTGATCCTATCCGGAAGAACTATTGGGATTATCGTATTCGGAAGTTGGATCAGGCTGTGGCTTGA
- a CDS encoding Alkaline phosphatase-like, alpha/beta/alpha, whose product MIIARQSFIRPFIVSLLVVSVISSKVLHLLQHASSLPGGQFALYFPTIFIFETLLCIVAWGLLFKSTGVKSLLGTAVTVAITSLSFILASSQIGFYFVTGSEIRWDAATAVGNDPEGRKLMLSGLRSFLGAACALLVVSWLLKYCIYTLMGHWLSALFSAQTEKTDEEGIVISPQRKSRAARLAKFWTVCATVVVGFLRLTRPQVPYNHLSETIPFSFFRALSSKPTELHQTGDQSFPLPDLIDEPHWEGPHDHFKGWTPGKPHPNAKKNIPAWALGDLPPGFERWSDKESGGDEGETGILGGNTTYKRNFYSPMDDPLRITNLDHEILEPIARALKNHEVPITHVVLVLMESARKDIFPFKAGSHLHEEILSSYNTQDPEVLQAVNARLSNLTPNAEKLTGETSGLFSNAISSSPSSGGWNDTTEPGMGGINFNGILTGSSLSFKSAVMNYCGAGPLPVNFMDEVKSQNYQPCIMQIFELFNQLKDSSTKKEKLIHKPGTGLDHILDRKWSSVFLQSITGLYDEQDKLNNQMGFQKSIYREQIGQQSAKYHHKDMEEINYFGYPEYEIYPYLRDVVNNSIKNNERLFLSHFTSTTHHPWGTPAAYQEEQYFSGDGLMTKHEDINKYLNAARYVDTWLGEMMKVLDEAGIANETLVVFVGDHGQAFPEDAPVSGTYENGHISNFRIPLVFRHPLLPALQITANATSMSVVPTILDLLVNSGSLNEMDSNAALDLMNEYEGQSLVRPYQATHNGRQAWNFGIINPGGTMLSVGSAAVPYRLILPLTEDFEFVFSDLDIDPNELSLLRGWSLEELIGRVQRKHGDKAGKWLIDAEKVGKWWIDEKKRLWNYQ is encoded by the exons ATGATCATCGCACGCCAGTCCTTTATCAGGCCCTTCATTGTATCACTGCTGGTTGTGTCAGTGATATCCTCCAAAGTGCTTCATCTCCTACAACATGCCTCTTCTCTCCCTGGTGGTCAATTTGCGCTCTACTTTCCAACCATCTTCATTTTTGAGACTCTTCTGTGTATAGTCGCGTGGGGGTTGCTATTCAAATCCACGGGAGTCAAGTCCCTCTTAGGCACTGCGGTGACAGTGGCCATAAC ATCTCTGAGCTTCATCTTGGCCTCATCTCAGATCGGGTTCTATTTTGTGACTGGCAGTGAAATCCGCTGGGATGCAGCTACGGCCGTGGGAAATGACCCAGAAGGGAGAAAGCTGATGCTTAGCGGACTGAGATCATTTCTCGGGGCTGCTTGCGCCCTTCTTGTCGTCTCCTGGCTACTCAAATATTGCATATACACTCTCATGGGCCATTGGCTATCTGCACTATTTAGCGCACAAACCGAAAAGACGGACGAAGAAGGAATCGTGATCAGTCCTCAGAGAAAGTCGCGGGCAGCACGACTTGCCAAATTTTGGACAGTATGCGCCACGGTAGTCGTTGGATTCTTGCGCTTGACTCGGCCTCAAGTGCCTTATAACCATCTGTCTGAAACTATCCCATTTAGCTTTTTCCGGGCTTTGAGTTCGAAACCTACTGAGCTACATCAGACTGGAGATCAATCATTTCCACTTCCGGATCTGATTGATGAGCCACACTGGGAAGGTCCACATGATCACTTCAAGGGCTGGACCCCAGGAAAGCCACATCCCAACGCCAAAAAGAACATACCAGCATGGGCCTTGGGGGATTTACCACCAGGGTTCGAGCGGTGGAGCGATAAAGAGTCTGGTGGAGATGAAGGAGAAACTGGTATTCTGGGTGGAAACACGACCTATAAGAGAAACTTCTATAGCCCTATGGACGATCCTCTCCGAATCACCAATCTCGACCATGAAATACTTGAGCCCATAGCTCGGGCTCTCAAGAATCACGAAGTTCCTATCACACACGTTGTGCTTGTGTTGATGGAAAGTGCTCGGAAAGACATATTCCCCTTCAAGGCAGGCTCACACTTGCACGAGGAGATTTTATCGTCCTACAATACCCAAGACCCTGAAGTACTCCAGGCAGTCAATGCCAGGTTATCAAATTTGACACCCAATGCAGAGAAATTGACCGGAGAGACGAGTGGACTTTTCTCAAATGCCATATCTTCTAGCCCCTCTAGTGGTGGATGGAACGACACAACAGAACCAGGAATGGGCGGCATCAATTTTAACGGCATCCTCACTGGTAGCAGTCTATCGTTCAAAAGCGCAGTCATGAACTACTGCGGTGCGGGTCCACTGCCGGTGAACTTCATGGATGAGGTCAAGTCCCAGAATTATCAGCCATGCATCATGCAGATCTTCGAATTGTTCAACCAACTCAAGGATAGCTCCACCAAGAAAGAGAAATTGATTCACAAGCCTGGCACTGGACTTGACCACATTCTTGATCGAAAGTGGAGCTCTGTGTTCTTGCAGTCCATCACAGGACTGTACGACGAGCAAGATAAGCTTAACAACCAGATGGGCTTTCAAAAATCCATCTATCGCGAACAAATTGGCCAGCAAAGTGCTAAGTATCATCACAAAGACATGGAGGAGATCAATTACTTTGG ATATCCGGAATACGAGATATACCCATACCTGCGAGATGTGGTGAACAATTCAATCAAGAATAACGAAAGACTTTTCCTGTCTCATTTCACGAGCACAACCCATCACCCATGGGGCACGCCCGCGGCATATCAGGAAGAGCAATACTTTTCTGGAGACGGTCTCATGACGAAGCATGAGGACATCAACAAGTATCTGAACGCGGCCCGATATGTCGACACATGGCTTGGCGAGATGATGAAGGTCCTTGACGAAGCCGGGATTGCCAACGAGACTTTAGTCGTATTCGTGGGAGATCA TGGCCAGGCGTTTCCCGAAGACGCACCAGTCTCCGGCACATATGAGAATGGGCATATCAGTAATTTCCGTATTCCCCTTGTCTTCCGACACCCGCTATTGCCCGCACTGCAAATCACAGCAAATGCAACCTCGATGTCCGTTGTCCCAACCATTCTCGATCTACTCGTGAACTCGGGCTCACTGAACGAGATGGACTCCAATGCAGCTTTGGACCTGATGAATGAATACGAAGGACAATCACTGGTGCGCCCGTACCAAGCTACCCACAATGGCCGACAGGCATGGAATTTTGGCATTATCAATCCCGGTGGTACAATGCTCAGCGTTGGGTCTGCGGCAGTCCCATATCGACTAATATTGCCGCTCACGGAGGACTTTGAGTTCGTTTTCTCCGATCTAGACATCGACCCGAACGAGCTAAGTCTACTGCGTGGGTGGTCCCTCGAGGAGTTGATCGGCCGTGTGCAAAGGAAACATGGAGACAAAGCCGGGAAGTGGCTGATAGACGCGGAGAAAGTAGGAAAATGGTGGATTGATGAGAAGAAAAGGCTATGGAATTACCAATGA
- a CDS encoding Tetratricopeptide-like helical has translation MTLSMRRKAISKGLFQRLATFKPVVIPANSLISVPSPRANPIGRPRLQKHLSKSTLTHKFHSTSIRMASSPELKRILTSTLLDDVHKLWFDHLSCEEALILPGMSEMGKWFTHDEAFDKLCVTQFRHALETIVSSGASASEIISAFSPSSPVDWLSLIILLDQIPRNCYRGVESKLVFGRFDPLAEDVALRAIKEGIPAQSTYLKYRMAYRMWFYLPLMHSENLAVHEQAVKVHEDIARDLNGLLARDTSTLTKEERKCQGVLSEKVEALQALLSNIFDFEKRHKVIIERFGRYPHRNQPLGRVSTPEEIEYLNNGGETFG, from the exons ATGACACTTTCAATGCGCAGAAAG GCAATCTCAAAGGGACTTTTCCAGCGACTTGCGACTTTCAAGCCAGTAGTGATCCCGGCTAACAGCCTGATATCCGTCCCCAGTCCCCGTGCAAATCCTATTGGAAGACCTCGATTGCAGAAGCATCTCAGCAAAAGCACCTTGACTCACAAATTTCATTCAACTTCCATCAGAATGGCAAGCTCCCCCGAACTCAAGCGCATTTTGACATCAACCCTCCTTGATGACGTGCACAAGCTGTGGTTTGATCATCTGAGCTGCGAAGAGGCACTCATCCTACCTGGAATGAGCGAGATGGGAAAGTGGTTCACTCATGACGAGGCTTTTGACAAGTTATGTGT CACCCAATTTCGCCATGCTCTGGAAACAATCGTTAGCTCCGGAGCATCGGCCTCAGAGATTATATCTGCCTTTAGCCCATCTTCGCCGGTGGATTGGCTCAGCCTCATTATTCTACTTGATCAGATTCCCCGCAATTGCTACCGGGGAGTCGAGTCGAAGCTAGTGTTTGGGCGCTTTGACCCACTGGCAGAGGATGTTGCCCTTCGAGCAATCAAAGAGGGGATACCGGCGCAGTCGACGTATCTGAAGTATCGAATGGCGTACCGTATGTGGTTCTATCTGCCCCTCATGCATTCGGAAAACTTGGCTGTGCATGAGCAAGCTGTCAAGGTGCACGAGGATATAGCCAGAGATTTGAATGGACTTCTGGCTAGGGACACATCCACTCTTacaaaagaggaaagaaaatgtCAAGGCGTTCTATCCGAGAAGGTGGAGGCACTCCAGGCATTATTGAGCAATATTTTTGACTTTGAGAAGAGGCATAAAGTGATTATTGAGCGGTTTGGTCGGTACCCGCATCGGAACCAGCCACTGGGCAGAGTGTCTACCCCAGAGGAAATTGAATACCTGAACAATGGTGGGGAGACATTTGGGTAA
- a CDS encoding Aflatoxin biosynthesis regulatory protein has product MRRVKKSRTGCARCKSKRVKCGEEKPHCTRCTRLGVRCPGYAQSLRWVTKYEQSNPAVPASISEVRTPSPAASTVPSQLANQIHDVLPDDSTFESAHEIDPSTLILDGRTALCDNLWEHSGPGSLPELTDLCSPSPKAAAPSSFSLQRDIFYDFAQSEDIGVDLSHLLSLLGPTPSEELVDNVYQDFSPSAIVRSYPPVSHRSTPHNFMSMSSPLNNPSWTLIEYYFKEVAALFSSYDSQMNPFRTTVSRLWGSSLAMCRTMQSMAAATLVTEFPQFGPMGRKMRDEAVEIITREAVIDDKSLLALLMLGQTASWHDPKDLGISFFNLLRKQLNGLASSSHNPQKVSNNYRFFEEALIYWEMLLSFVADNDAIVLSDNSRTASSMGESFVLQRVPHPWTGIARDTQFTVHEVGKLIRGERKRIYSRRFTSQDDITRAKLAIEKARELEERLLGLAHPSEAEIVSPGDDDTPVWHLLTMAEAYRCVGLLQLYRIFPDLLHNRLPTSTSTSPQHPSNTEPASQDLFFPIDLDSMNLSAGFGGTSPGTGQTTNARYNPPSPSTKSAPHNLYHLSPHHPPSPPSQDTQKLPTPETIYNSWLTEFAVTTLSRLKTIPQESRTRCLQPFLLVASCSELRLPRLATKAGTQPRNGEDDSKADTDSNNPNQTPTISMEAIEVSRTRKFILGRLTSFLHVLPPKPIHVCLKLVNEVWKRLDAGDMDTYWVDVMIEKGWETTMG; this is encoded by the exons ATGCGCCGCGTTAAGAAATCTAGAACTGGCTGTGCAAGATGCAAGAGTAAACGA GTCAAATGCGGCGAAGAGAAACCGCACTGCACTCGCTGTACCCGCCTAGGTGTCCGGTGTCCTGGTTATGCACAATCTCTGCGATGGGTTACCAAGTATGAACAGTCTAATCCTGCTGTACCGGCATCGATCTCGGAGGTGAGAACCCCGAGTCCCGCTGCTTCGACTGTTCCTAGCCAGCTGGCAAACCAAATCCACGATGTTTTGCCGGATGATTCAACTTTTGAGTCGGCACATGAAATCGATCCTTCAACTTTAATCTTAGATGGACGAACTGCTCTATGTGACAATCTATGGGAACATTCGGGCCCTGGGTCTTTACCCGAGCTGACGGATCTATGCTCGCCGTCCCCGAAAGCGGCGGCACCCTCGTCTTTCTCACTTCAAAGAGACATCTTCTATGACTTTGCACAGTCAGAAGATATCGGCGTGGATCTGTCACACTTGCTGTCACTTCTCGGACCAACACCAAGTGAGGAACTGGTTGACAATGTTTACCAAGATTTCTCACCATCGGCCATTGTGCGCAGTTATCCTCCTGTATCACATCGCTCTACCCCACATAACTTCATGTCAATGTCTAGTCCACTGAATAATCCATCATGGACATTGATTGAATACTATTTCAAAGAAGTGGCAGCACTATTCTCTAGCTACGACAGCCAGATGAACCCGTTTCGAACCACAGTATCCCGTCTTTGGGGATCTTCCCTGGCGATGTGTCGAACAATGCAAAGCATGGCCGCTGCAACGCTAGTTACGGAATTTCCCCAGTTCGGTCCCATGGGCCGAAAGATGCGCGATGAAGCTGTTGAAATCATCACGCGCGAAGCGGTAATAGATGACAAGTCTTTGCTGGCGCTGCTAATGCTCGGACAGACCGCTAGTTGGCACGACCCAAAGGACTTGGGTATATCGTTTTTCAACCTTCTCCGGAAGCAGCTCAATGGCCTCGCTTCATCATCGCACAACCCTCAGAAAGTTAGCAATAACTACCGGTTCTTCGAAGAAGCTCTCATCTACTGGGAGATGTTGCTTTCCTTTGTCGCAGATAATGACGCCATCGTCCTATCTGACAATTCACGAACCGCTTCATCCATGGGCGAGTCCTTCGTTCTACAACGAGTCCCACACCCGTGGACCGGCATCGCGCGCGACACCCAGTTCACCGTGCACGAAGTCGGGAAACTCATCCGCGGTGAGCGAAAACGCATCTACTCAAGGCGATTCACCTCCCAAGATGATATCACCCGTGCAAAGTTGGCAATCGAGAAAGCTCGCGAACTCGAAGAACGCCTCCTAGGTCTTGCCCATCCCTCCGAGGCTGAGATCGTCAGTCCTGGTGACGACGACACCCCAGTGTGGCACCTCCTCACTATGGCCGAAGCATATCGATGTGTCGGCCTCCTGCAGCTCTACCGCATCTTTCCGGACCTACTGCACAACCGCCTGCCCACTTCAACATCCACATCACCCCAGCACCCCAGCAACACCGAACCAGCATCCCAGGACCTTTTCTTCCCAATCGACCTCGACAGCATGAATCTGTCAGCTGGATTCGGCGGCACCAGCCCAGGAACAGGACAAACCACCAATGCTCGATACAAtcctccttctccatctACCAAGTCCGCTCCTCACAATCTCTACCACCTTTCCCCTCACCATCCACCATCCCCACCATCACAAGACACTCAAAAACTACCCACCCCAGAAACCATATACAATAGCTGGCTCACCGAGTTCGCCGTGACAACCCTCTCCCGGCTAAAAACCATCCCCCAGGAATCACGCACCCGCTGTCTCCAGCCATTCCTCCTGGTAGCATCCTGCTCAGAGCTCCGCCTCCCGCGTCTGGCCACAAAAGCAGGCACACAACCCCGGAATGGTGAAGATGATTCAAAGGCTGATACCGATAGTAATAACCCGAACCAAACACCTACCATCTCAATGGAGGCCATAGAAGTCTCTCGCACGCGCAAGTTCATCCTCGGCCGTCTAACGTCCTTTTTGCACGTTCTGCCGCCGAAACCGATTCATGTATGTTTAAAGTTAGTCAACGAGGTCTGGAAGAGATTGGATGCTGGGGATATGGATACTTATTGGGTTGATGTTATGATTGAGAAAGGGTGGGAGACAACCATGGGGTGA